Part of the Yersinia hibernica genome, CGAAAATAATTATTCTCTCGATATCAGAATTGTTTATTAATTTGGGAATAAAAATGACACCTTTTCTTTCGTCAAATGGTGCCGCTAATACAACAGTTTTTTCTTCATTACTTCTAGTTTTGTTAATTATTGTTTGTTCAAAACCAGCCGGAATAAAAGGCGGAATAGATAGTATCTTATTTTCATTAGTAACAAAATACGATATTTGTTTTTTACTCTCATCAGAGATTGAGAGTATTAAGTCATAATACTCAAAGCCTATTTTATGCTGCCATGCAAATTCTCGCAAACCCTGATTATCAATATTATGTAGTGCATATATATTTGGAATAGCATCTAGTCCAATACAAGCAGTGACACAAGAAAAAGAGTGCTTGTTAATATGAATCCATGGCGCAGCTACAATAACTAGAGAGTATTCATCAGGAATTTTTTCACCTAGATATGAACAAGCATAAGTAACCTTAAGATTATTGCTGATATTTATATAGCTATGCGTTCGAATTTTTCTTATTATCTCATGACGAGATTCCCCAACAAGATTATTTTCATAAAAACCATTATTTATAACGAAGTCTCTACTAAATACAACTCTAAAATACGTATCTATTCCAGAAATTTTTCTGTGTATTATATAATCCACATCTAAATAGTCTTTTATTGCATTGGTAAGAGACAAAACATAACGCCTGACACCATGATGACTATTGATTATACTATCATCAAGAATTAATAGTATTTTTGATTTTTTCATATAACTTGGTTCCTGCCAATTTGACTCTTACCGAATGGGGTAAACTAGCCCATATCAGAAATAGTATTTTTATAAAATTTATTTTTAATTTATAACGCAATGATTGATGGTTTTTTTTAATTTTAGATGCAGTTTTAAATGTGGATGTATAACCTAGTGGTGTATCGATGCTTACCGCCGAGGAGAAACCATTAAATCTAGCGATAATACCATTCTCTGAAAGATAAAATGCTAGTTCAACATCTTCAGCTTCATTATGAAGCAATAAATCGTTAAAGATAGGCTGTACAGCGATATGTTTCTTTACAACAATCAGGCCACCATTAATAAACGATCCAGAT contains:
- a CDS encoding glycosyltransferase family 4 protein is translated as MKKSKILLILDDSIINSHHGVRRYVLSLTNAIKDYLDVDYIIHRKISGIDTYFRVVFSRDFVINNGFYENNLVGESRHEIIRKIRTHSYINISNNLKVTYACSYLGEKIPDEYSLVIVAAPWIHINKHSFSCVTACIGLDAIPNIYALHNIDNQGLREFAWQHKIGFEYYDLILSISDESKKQISYFVTNENKILSIPPFIPAGFEQTIINKTRSNEEKTVVLAAPFDERKGVIFIPKLINNSDIERIIIFGSVRCSFDMLLSFFEDIAIEKIEWWSSVTTHKQIELYQRARALLFPSLNEGLGLPVLESLACNTPAIVSNIKPLNELVESSFIIDLNDELSKNTTIINNVINIPDNYDLKNESLGHKNITNFIAQLIKK